TGCTACACCATGTGTCCGTCCCTGCCTCTGTCCGACCAGACCGGCGACGGCCTCGTCATCATGGCTGGCGGCAAGGTCTCCAACCGCATCAGCAATCCCAAGTTCTCCAAGGTTGTCGTGGCCTTCATCCCCAACGAGCCGCCCCGCTGGCCCACGCTGGCCAAAGTCATCCGCCAGATCGTGGAAGCCTACGCCGCCGACGCGCGCAAATACGAGCGCTTGGGCGACTGGGCCGAGCGTATCGGTTGGGAACGCTTCTTCGAGAAGACCGGCCTGGAGTTCTCCGAGCACATGATCGACGATTTCCGCGATCCCGCTTACTACACTTGGCGCCAGACCACGAACTTCAAGTTCTAGTCTCCCGTCAGGACTGATCACATTGGGGCCGACGCAAGTCGGCCCTTAACCTTAAGAGAGGTTCGTATGGCAGATCCCAAAGACGTTGTTGTCGAGTTCATCAAGTCCAAGTCAAAGCAGAAGTCCAAATTTTATTTCAACGACCTGGCTGCGTTGTTCCCCGACATGAAAATGCGCGAGGCCAAGAAGGTCATCAACCAGCTGGTGGCCGACGGCGTGCTCGAATACTGGTCCAGTGGCAGCACCACCATGTACGGTCTGCCCGGAGCCGGAAAACAGGCTGGCGCGGAAGGCGAAGAGTAAGATTTTTCCGCGATGCCTTCATCCAATTTGTCCTGTCCACGGCTTTTGGTCGCTGGCCTGGGTGGTGGCTCCGGGAAAACCATCGTCAGTCTGGGGCTTGCCCGAGCCCTTGTCGAACAGGGCCTTTCGGTCCAGACCTTCAA
Above is a window of Desulfomicrobium orale DSM 12838 DNA encoding:
- a CDS encoding dissimilatory sulfite reductase D family protein, whose protein sequence is MADPKDVVVEFIKSKSKQKSKFYFNDLAALFPDMKMREAKKVINQLVADGVLEYWSSGSTTMYGLPGAGKQAGAEGEE